The following proteins are co-located in the Manihot esculenta cultivar AM560-2 chromosome 7, M.esculenta_v8, whole genome shotgun sequence genome:
- the LOC110619831 gene encoding probable receptor-like protein kinase At1g11050 isoform X1, producing the protein MGKLDLLLPLFLSLFAIFSPTHEAEITSLPLAQNNLSSRCPMDLNYVLTIPWNKTACQNYQPSKNKTANLPSDVTNKDPCCTGLLHLFGVGLAQHLKETSLFQLPSLPTSVSCLQDYQAKLSSLSFPDDIVSHCFNPMEFVLTPNICAHVQTTQDWVAELGKSTVLDSACRPDLVDLTACSACVTAGFKVQSDLILIDGNATHATDCFYFTVLYAAGIVNEFGPESNGAVTCIFGLDLDSNMGSSNKGHSALVFGLTGASVAVLVMSSLLGVCFWYDKKWRKKSNSSFPFDLEEPESRPRLRPNTGSIWFKIHDLEKATGNFSQKNFIGRGGFGMVYKGTLSDGSIVAVKRIIESDIQGDAEFCNEVEIISNLKHRNLVPLRGCCVVDDDDENYTERGSQRYLVYDYMSNGNLEDHLFPAFDDQTRKKLLTWPQRKSVILDVAKGLAYLHYGVKPAIYHRDIKATNILLDADMRARVADFGLAKQSREGQSHLTTRVAGTHGYLAPEYALYGQLTEKSDVYSFGIVVLEIMCGRKALDLSSSGPPRAFLITDWVWSLVKAGKVEDALDVSLLRDGDFSISNPRTIMERFVLVGILCAHVMVALRPTILDALKMLEGDIEVPPIPDRPMPLSHPSSFGDGFTISPALSFPQVNSGDMLRNVLVKLLLTVVDTIESQMFSLNQTMKKLQDNLLLNVKWIAEKKALPERSYDA; encoded by the exons ATGGGCAAACTTGATTTACTTCTTCCCttgtttctctctctttttgccATTTTCTCCCCTACCCATGAAGCAGAAATCACTTCTCTTCCTCTTGCCCAAAATAATTTGTCATCTCGATGCCCCATGGACCTTAACTATGTCTTGACAATCCCATGGAACAAAACTGCTTGTCAAAATTACCAGCCATCCAAAAATAAGACTGCCAATCTCCCAAGTGACGTGACCAATAAGGATCCATGTTGCACAGGTCTTCTTCATCTCTTCGGGGTAGGCCTCGCTCAGCATCTCAAAGAAACCTCTCTGTTTCAGCTTCCGAGCTTACCCACCTCTGTTTCTTGCCTTCAAGACTATCAAGCAAAGCTCAGCTCTCTTTCTTTTCCTGATGATATTGTGTCTCACTGTTTCAATCCTATGGAGTTTGTCTTAACTCCTAATATATGTGCCCATGTGCAGACTACTCAGGATTGGGTTGCTGAATTGGGTAAATCAACTGTGCTTGACTCGGCTTGCAGGCCTGATCTGGTTGACCTTACAGCTTGCAGTGCATGTGTAACAGCTGGGTTTAAGGTTCAATCCGATTTGATATTAATCGATGGTAATGCAACTCATGCTACAGATTGTTTTTACTTTACAGTTCTGTATGCTGCTGGTATTGTTAATGAGTTTGGTCCTGAAAGTAATGGTGCTGTGACATGTATATTTGGATTGGACTTGGATTCTAATATGGGTTCATCTAACAAAGGTCACTCTGCTCTTGTTTTTGGCTTGACTGGTGCTAGTGTTGCTGTTTTGGTCATGTCTAGTTTGTTAGGAGTATGTTTTTGGTATGATaagaaatggaggaagaaaAGTAATTCTAGTTTTCCCTTTGATTTGGAGGAACCAGAGTCGAGGCCAAGACTGAGGCCGAATACTGGGTCAATTTGGTTCAAGATTCATGATCTTGAGAAAGCAACGGGAAATTTTTCGCAGAAGAATTTTATTGGCAGAGGAGGGTTTGGTATGGTTTACAAGGGAACATTATCTGATGGGTCAATAGTAGCCGTTAAAAGGATTATAGAATCTGATATTCAAGGTGATGCAGAATTTTGCAATGAAGTTGAGATTATTAGCAATTTAAAGCACCGGAATCTGGTGCCTCTCAGAGGATGTTGTGTagttgatgatgatgatgaaaatTATACTGAGAGAGGGAGTCAAAGGTATCTTGTTTATGATTACATGTCTAATGGGAATCTTGAAGATCACTTGTTTCCAGCATTTGATGATCAAACCAGGAAGAAACTATTGACATGGCCTCAAAGGAAGAGCGTAATTTTGGATGTGGCAAAGGGATTAGCTTATTTGCACTATGGAGTGAAGCCTGCAATATATCATAGAGATATTAAAGCAACAAATATATTGTTAGATGCTGATATGAGAGCAAGAGTGGCTGATTTTGGGTTGGCAAAGCAGAGTAGAGAAGGTCAGTCTCATCTTACCACAAGGGTGGCAGGAACTCATGGATACTTGGCTCCTGAATATGCTCTTTATGGGCAACTGACTGAGAAGAGTGATGTTTATAGCTTTGGCATAGTTGTTTTGGAGATAATGTGTGGGAGAAAGGCTCTTGATTTGTCTTCATCAGGGCCACCACGAGCTTTTTTGATCACTGACTGGGTTTGGTCATTGGTGAAAGCTGGAAAAGTAGAAGATGCCTTGGATGTTTCTTTGCTAAGAGATGGGgatttttcaatttcaaatccAAGGACCATAATGGAGAGGTTTGTGCTTGTTGGGATTTTGTGTGCTCATGTGATGGTGGCCTTAAGGCCTACTATATTGGATGCTCTGAAAATGTTGGAAGGGGATATTGAAGTTCCACCTATCCCTGATCGGCCAATGCCTCTTAGCCATCCGTCATCTTTTGGTGATGGCTTCACCATCTCCCCAGCACTGAGTTTTCCACAAGTGAATAGTGGAGACATGCTCAG GAATGTGCTCGTGAAACTGTTATTGACTGTTGTTGATACTATTGAAAGCCAGATGTTTAGCTTAAATCAGACCATGAAGAAACTGCAGGACAATCTGCTACTTAATGTCAAATGGATAGCAGAAAAGAAGGCACTACCTGAGAGAAGCTATGATGCATGA
- the LOC110619831 gene encoding probable receptor-like protein kinase At1g11050 isoform X2: MGKLDLLLPLFLSLFAIFSPTHEAEITSLPLAQNNLSSRCPMDLNYVLTIPWNKTACQNYQPSKNKTANLPSDVTNKDPCCTGLLHLFGVGLAQHLKETSLFQLPSLPTSVSCLQDYQAKLSSLSFPDDIVSHCFNPMEFVLTPNICAHVQTTQDWVAELGKSTVLDSACRPDLVDLTACSACVTAGFKVQSDLILIDGNATHATDCFYFTVLYAAGIVNEFGPESNGAVTCIFGLDLDSNMGSSNKGHSALVFGLTGASVAVLVMSSLLGVCFWYDKKWRKKSNSSFPFDLEEPESRPRLRPNTGSIWFKIHDLEKATGNFSQKNFIGRGGFGMVYKGTLSDGSIVAVKRIIESDIQGDAEFCNEVEIISNLKHRNLVPLRGCCVVDDDDENYTERGSQRYLVYDYMSNGNLEDHLFPAFDDQTRKKLLTWPQRKSVILDVAKGLAYLHYGVKPAIYHRDIKATNILLDADMRARVADFGLAKQSREGQSHLTTRVAGTHGYLAPEYALYGQLTEKSDVYSFGIVVLEIMCGRKALDLSSSGPPRAFLITDWVWSLVKAGKVEDALDVSLLRDGDFSISNPRTIMERFVLVGILCAHVMVALRPTILDALKMLEGDIEVPPIPDRPMPLSHPSSFGDGFTISPALSFPQVNSGDMLRFSREF, from the exons ATGGGCAAACTTGATTTACTTCTTCCCttgtttctctctctttttgccATTTTCTCCCCTACCCATGAAGCAGAAATCACTTCTCTTCCTCTTGCCCAAAATAATTTGTCATCTCGATGCCCCATGGACCTTAACTATGTCTTGACAATCCCATGGAACAAAACTGCTTGTCAAAATTACCAGCCATCCAAAAATAAGACTGCCAATCTCCCAAGTGACGTGACCAATAAGGATCCATGTTGCACAGGTCTTCTTCATCTCTTCGGGGTAGGCCTCGCTCAGCATCTCAAAGAAACCTCTCTGTTTCAGCTTCCGAGCTTACCCACCTCTGTTTCTTGCCTTCAAGACTATCAAGCAAAGCTCAGCTCTCTTTCTTTTCCTGATGATATTGTGTCTCACTGTTTCAATCCTATGGAGTTTGTCTTAACTCCTAATATATGTGCCCATGTGCAGACTACTCAGGATTGGGTTGCTGAATTGGGTAAATCAACTGTGCTTGACTCGGCTTGCAGGCCTGATCTGGTTGACCTTACAGCTTGCAGTGCATGTGTAACAGCTGGGTTTAAGGTTCAATCCGATTTGATATTAATCGATGGTAATGCAACTCATGCTACAGATTGTTTTTACTTTACAGTTCTGTATGCTGCTGGTATTGTTAATGAGTTTGGTCCTGAAAGTAATGGTGCTGTGACATGTATATTTGGATTGGACTTGGATTCTAATATGGGTTCATCTAACAAAGGTCACTCTGCTCTTGTTTTTGGCTTGACTGGTGCTAGTGTTGCTGTTTTGGTCATGTCTAGTTTGTTAGGAGTATGTTTTTGGTATGATaagaaatggaggaagaaaAGTAATTCTAGTTTTCCCTTTGATTTGGAGGAACCAGAGTCGAGGCCAAGACTGAGGCCGAATACTGGGTCAATTTGGTTCAAGATTCATGATCTTGAGAAAGCAACGGGAAATTTTTCGCAGAAGAATTTTATTGGCAGAGGAGGGTTTGGTATGGTTTACAAGGGAACATTATCTGATGGGTCAATAGTAGCCGTTAAAAGGATTATAGAATCTGATATTCAAGGTGATGCAGAATTTTGCAATGAAGTTGAGATTATTAGCAATTTAAAGCACCGGAATCTGGTGCCTCTCAGAGGATGTTGTGTagttgatgatgatgatgaaaatTATACTGAGAGAGGGAGTCAAAGGTATCTTGTTTATGATTACATGTCTAATGGGAATCTTGAAGATCACTTGTTTCCAGCATTTGATGATCAAACCAGGAAGAAACTATTGACATGGCCTCAAAGGAAGAGCGTAATTTTGGATGTGGCAAAGGGATTAGCTTATTTGCACTATGGAGTGAAGCCTGCAATATATCATAGAGATATTAAAGCAACAAATATATTGTTAGATGCTGATATGAGAGCAAGAGTGGCTGATTTTGGGTTGGCAAAGCAGAGTAGAGAAGGTCAGTCTCATCTTACCACAAGGGTGGCAGGAACTCATGGATACTTGGCTCCTGAATATGCTCTTTATGGGCAACTGACTGAGAAGAGTGATGTTTATAGCTTTGGCATAGTTGTTTTGGAGATAATGTGTGGGAGAAAGGCTCTTGATTTGTCTTCATCAGGGCCACCACGAGCTTTTTTGATCACTGACTGGGTTTGGTCATTGGTGAAAGCTGGAAAAGTAGAAGATGCCTTGGATGTTTCTTTGCTAAGAGATGGGgatttttcaatttcaaatccAAGGACCATAATGGAGAGGTTTGTGCTTGTTGGGATTTTGTGTGCTCATGTGATGGTGGCCTTAAGGCCTACTATATTGGATGCTCTGAAAATGTTGGAAGGGGATATTGAAGTTCCACCTATCCCTGATCGGCCAATGCCTCTTAGCCATCCGTCATCTTTTGGTGATGGCTTCACCATCTCCCCAGCACTGAGTTTTCCACAAGTGAATAGTGGAGACATGCTCAG GTTTTCCAGAGAGTTTTAA
- the LOC110619830 gene encoding receptor-like protein 3 gives MLNLVFGLVLTLVCCLVSPHHACNQFDHESLLSFSYNVSSSPPLNWSPSIDCCLWEGIGCDGDGQVTSLWLPSRGIVGVFSFSSIRNLKHLSQLNLSHNQFSGPLESFLSLVALETLDLSYNLLHGELPSLFSSKNIKLIDLSSNNFYGEIPSTFFQQAANLVSFNISNNSFTGSIPSSVCLNSSLSVKLLDFSGNDFGGLMPKTLGQCSQLQVFRAGFNNLSGPFPQDIFKVVSLQEISLPLNSLSGPISPGITNLTNLKILELYGNQLTGVISPDIGKLSNLEQLLLHINYFAGPLPTSLANCTNLFALNLRFNNLEGDLSTFNFSKLVKLRILDLGNNNFTGSLPLSLYSCWSLTAVRLSFNQFEGQILPKVVDLKYMSFLSLSHNNLTNATGAISILMRLKNLRILLLSRNFQNESMPNEDKIGQSGGFQNLQILALGGCLLNGQIPGWLAKLQKLQVLDLSFNRIIGSIPTWLISQPSLFYIDLSSNFISGEFPRELNLMPALASTEAQYAVDTTYLEAPVLVQTNNAINPNYQQYIKLSHLPPAIYIRNNNLRGNIPVELGQLKLLHVLDLSNNNFSGSIPSELSKLTNLEKLDLSGNHLTGEIPASFKGLNFLSSFSVADNNLEGPVPSGGQFDTFPVSSFSGNPGLCGSIVQYSCSDQPQTTSPVPEESSENTLVFGLIAGLTFGFVVGSTTGLLYPIRRLKFLEKFIRFLHRNERRNSHVSPLYSTS, from the coding sequence ATGCTAAACCTGGTCTTTGGTCTTGTATTAACATTGGTCTGCTGCCTTGTTTCTCCTCACCATGCTTGCAACCAGTTTGATCATGAATCTCTCTTGTCATTCTCTTACAACGTCTCATCTTCCCCACCATTGAATTGGTCTCCATCCATTGATTGCTGCTTGTGGGAAGGGATCGGCTGCGATGGTGATGGCCAAGTAACCAGTCTATGGCTGCCTTCGAGAGGTATAGTTGGTGTCTTCTCCTTCTCATCTATCAGGAACCTGAAACATCTCTCTCAACTCAATTTATCCCACAATCAATTCTCTGGCCCTCTTGAATCCTTTTTGTCCTTGGTTGCACTTGAGACTCTTGATTTGAGTTACAACCTCCTTCATGGTGAATTGCCATCCTTGTTTTCATCCAAGAATATTAAGTTGATAGATTTATCCAGCAACAATTTTTATGGAGAAATTCCTTCTACTTTCTTCCAGCAAGCCGCGAACTTGGTCAGCTTTAATATCAGTAACAACAGCTTTACAGGATCCATTCcttcctccgtctgtctcaattCTTCTCTCTCTGTCAAGCTTCTTGATTTCTCCGGCAACGATTTTGGAGGGCTAATGCCCAAAACACTTGGGCAGTGTTCACAACTGCAAGTTTTTCGAGCAGGTTTCAACAATCTTTCAGGACCATTTCCTCAGGATATCTTCAAAGTTGTCTCCCTGCAAGAAATCTCTTTACCTTTGAACAGCCTTTCTGGACCCATAAGCCCTGGCATCACCAATCTCACCAACCTCAAAATTCTCGAGCTCTATGGTAATCAGTTGACTGGTGTCATCTCCCCAGATATTGGTAAGCTTTCCAACTTAGAACAATTGCTCCTGCATATCAACTATTTTGCAGGCCCTCTGCCAACATCTCTTGCCAACTGCACTAACCTTTTCGCTTTGAATTTACGATTCAACAACTTAGAAGGAGATCTTTcgacatttaatttctctaaaCTTGTTAAGCTTCGTATCCTCGACCTTGGTAACAATAACTTTACTGGGAGCTTGCCATTGAGCCTTTATTCATGCTGGTCACTGACAGCAGTGAGACTGAGCTTTAACCAGTTTGAGGGACAAATTTTGCCCAAGGTTGTTGACCTGAAATATATGTCTTTCCTCTCACTTTCTCACAACAATTTAACCAATGCCACTGGTGCAATAAGTATTCTGATGAGATTGAAGAACCTCCGTATTCTTCTTCTCTCGAGAAATTTTCAGAATGAATCAATGCCAAATGAAGATAAAATAGGACAATCAGGTGGATTTCAAAATCTCCAAATTTTGGCTTTAGGTGGCTGCCTACTCAATGGTCAGATACCAGGTTGGCTAGCTAAGCTTCAGAAACTACAGGTCTTGGACTTATCATTCAACCGAATCATCGGTTCAATTCCAACTTGGTTAATAAGTCAACCAAGCCTTTTTTACATAGACTTGAGTAGTAATTTCATATCAGGTGAATTCCCCAGGGAGCTTAACTTAATGCCGGCATTGGCATCAACAGAGGCGCAGTATGCAGTAGACACGACCTATCTAGAGGCGCCTGTCCTTGTACAGACCAACAATGCTATCAATCCTAACTATCAACAATACATTAAGCTCTCGCACCTACCACCAGCAATATACATAAGAAATAATAACCTTAGGGGCAATATCCCTGTCGAGCTTGGCCAGTTGAAGCTCCTTCATGTGTTGGATCTTAGTAACAACAACTTCTCTGGAAGCATTCCCAGTGAACTATCTAAATTGACCAACTTAGAGAAGTTGGATCTCTCTGGAAACCATCTAACTGGTGAAATACCTGCATCATTCAAAGGACTGAATTTCTTGTCTTCATTCAGTGTTGCAGACAACAACCTTGAAGGACCGGTGCCTTCAGGAGGCCAGTTTGACACTTTTCCTGTCTCCAGTTTCTCGGGGAATCCAGGATTATGCGGTTCAATTGTGCAGTATTCTTGTTCAGATCAACCCCAAACCACCAGTCCTGTTCCTGAAGAATCTTCAGAAAACACGCTTGTTTTTGGACTTATTGCTGGACTCACTTTTGGATTTGTTGTTGGATCTACCACTGGGTTACTCTACCCCATCCGCAGGCTAAAATTCCTGGAGAAGTTCATTAGGTTCCTTCATCGAAATGAACGCAGAAATTCACATGTCTCTCCTTTATATTCCACTTCATAA
- the LOC110618554 gene encoding alkane hydroxylase MAH1, whose amino-acid sequence MLNMERFAAFYSIVFLLLLWLCWWSRRRNSLVIDWPIFGMIPTLLYHFSHIHDFATYILQQSTGPFYFKGPWFSGMDFLGIADPINVHYVMSKNFSNYPKGAEFKQIFEPLGDGIFNADSDSWSIQRRMVQSLLHKNKNFDLALEITLKQKILQGLLPILENVSQVDMQDVFQRFTFDTICQLVLGFDPNSLSIEFSQIPHQKAFDDIEEAFIYRHAVPGSIWKLQKWLQIGKEKKLKKAWEIFDDFLERCITTKREQLRQNCRDQMEGERFDLLSSFLAEDDDFAKEAAKSGIQTKSNKFLRDMALNLLVAGRDTIGAALVWFFWLVGTHPLVEKRILEEIKGILGEKPGEKWRVFNIEEARKLVYLHAVICEVLRLYPSIPFQHKVSTQQDTFPSGHNVPKNMRILLSFYSMGRMEEIWGKDCLEFKPERWISEGGKIKHVPSYKFTAFNAGPRSCVGKDLAFLQMKIITSFVIWNYSLQVIENHPVSPSISIVLYMKKGLKVRVLKRFSS is encoded by the coding sequence ATGCTCAACATGGAGAGATTTGCAGCTTTTTACTCCATTGTTTTTCTTCTGCTTCTATGGCTTTGTTGGTGGAGCAGAAGAAGAAACTCACTAGTCATCGACTGGCCTATTTTCGGAATGATTCCAACGCTTCTTTACCATTTCTCTCATATCCATGATTTTGCCACTTATATTCTTCAACAAAGTACAGGTCCATTTTATTTCAAAGGACCTTGGTTCAGTGGCATGGATTTTTTGGGGATTGCCGATCCCATCAACGTTCATTACGTTATGAGCAAGAACTTCTCCAACTATCCCAAGGGTGCTGAGTTCAAGCAGATTTTTGAGCCTTTGGGAGATGGGATTTTCAATGCTGATTCTGATAGTTGGAGTATTCAGAGGAGAATGGTTCAATCTTTACTCCATAAGAACAAGAATTTCGACTTGGCTTTAGAGATTACTCTGAAACAGAAGATCTTACAAGGTCTTCTTCCGATTCTTGAAAATGTCTCGCAAGTAGATATGCAAGATGTGTTTCAACGATTTACGTTTGATACTATTTGCCAGTTGGTTTTAGGCTTTGATCCAAATTCTCTTTCTATTGAATTCTCTCAAATTCCTCATCAAAAAGCTTTTGATGACATCGAGGAGGCCTTCATTTACCGACATGCAGTGCCTGGAAGCATATGGAAGTTGCAAAAATGGCTTCAGATTGGGAAAGAGAAGAAGTTAAAGAAAGCTTGGGAgatctttgatgattttttggAGCGATGTATCACAACAAAGCGAGAGCAATTACGCCAAAACTGCAGAGATCAAATGGAAGGAGAGCGTTTCGACTTGTTATCATCCTTCCTCGCAGAAGACGATGATTTTGCAAAAGAGGCCGCAAAAAGTGGCATTCAGACAAAATCAAACAAGTTTTTAAGAGACATGGCATTGAATCTCTTGGTAGCTGGGAGGGACACCATAGGTGCTGCTCTTGTTTGGTTCTTTTGGCTTGTTGGAACACACCCACTTGTAGAGAAAAGGATTTTGGAAGAGATCAAAGGAATTTTAGGAGAAAAACCAGGTGAAAAATGGAGGGTTTTCAATATTGAAGAGGCAAGAAAGCTAGTTTATCTGCATGCAGTTATATGTGAGGTTTTGAGACTGTATCCATCGATACCTTTTCAACACAAGGTGTCAACTCAACAAGACACTTTTCCTAGTGGGCATAATGTGCCTAAAAATATGAGGATTCTGCTCTCCTTCTACTCAATGGGCAGGATGGAAGAAATATGGGGTAAAGATTGCTTAGAATTCAAACCAGAGAGATGGATTTCAGAAGGGGGAAAAATCAAACATGTGCCCTCTTACAAGTTCACAGCATTCAATGCAGGACCTAGGAGTTGCGTAGGTAAAGACTTGGCCTTTCtacaaatgaaaattattacttCTTTTGTAATATGGAATTATTCTCTTCAAGTGATTGAAAACCATCCTGTTAGTCCAAGTATTTCAATAGTACTTTATATGAAAAAGGGTTTGAAGGTTAGAGTTCTTAAAAGATTTTCTTCCTGA
- the LOC110618805 gene encoding anthocyanidin 3-O-glucosyltransferase 1-like codes for MKKAQLVFVPAPAMGHLVSAVETAKLLLSRCHSLSISVLILNHSIVPSKVHSYVESQIASSSNRLRFIYLRKDETGISSFSSLIEKQKPHVKETVMKITESGSSVESPRLVGFIVDMFFTAMIDVANEFGVPSYIFYTSGAAFLNFMLHVQKIHDEENFNPIEFNASDGELQVPGLVNAFPAKAMPTEILSKEWFPPLLENTRRYGEAKGVIVNTFFELESHAIESLKNPPIYPVGPILDVRSDGRNTNQEIMQWLDDQPPSSVVFLCFGSSGSFSKDQVKEIACALENSGHRFLWSLRRPPAPGFLESPSDYEDLQEDLPEGFLERTSGIGKVIGWAPQVAVLAHPATGGFVSHSGWNSILESIWFGVPVATWPMYAEQQFNAFQMVIELGLAVEIKMDYRNDSGEIVKCDQIERGIRCLMKHDSDRRKKVKEMSEKSRRALMEGGSSYCWLDNLIKDMMK; via the coding sequence ATGAAAAAAGCACAGCTTGTGTTCGTCCCCGCCCCTGCTATGGGTCACCTTGTATCGGCTGTGGAAACAGCGAAGCTTCTTCTTAGCCGCTGTCACAGTCTCTCCATCTCTGTACTTATCTTGAATCATTCTATAGTTCCCTCCAAAGTTCATAGCTATGTTGAATCTCAGATTGCTTCCTCCTCCAATCGTCTCCGATTCATTTATCTGCGCAAAGATGAGACCGGAATTTCTAGTTTCTCTTCTTTGATTGAGAAACAGAAACCCCATGTTAAAGAAACTGTGATGAAGATCACTGAGTCTGGTTCAAGTGTTGAGTCGCCTCGGTTGGTGGGTTTCATTGTTGATATGTTCTTCACAGCGATGATAGATGTGGCGAATGAATTTGGTGTTCCATCTTACATTTTCTACACGTCGGGTGCAGCTTTTCTCAATTTCATGCTTCATGTGCAAAAGATTCATGACGAAGAAAATTTTAACCCCATTGAGTTCAACGCGTCAGATGGTGAGTTACAAGTTCCGGGTTTAGTAAACGCATTTCCTGCTAAGGCTATGCCTACTGAAATTTTGAGCAAAGAATGGTTTCCTCCTCTACTTGAAAATACAAGAAGATATGGAGAAGCTAAGGGTGTTATAGTAAATACGTTCTTCGAGCTGGAATCCCATGCGATTGAGTCTTTGAAAAACCCTCCAATCTACCCCGTAGGACCCATCTTAGACGTGAGGTCAGATGGAAGAAACACTAATCAAGAAATCATGCAATGGCTTGATGATCAACCTCCATCATCCGTAGTGTTCTTATGCTTTGGAAGCAGTGGAAGTTTCAGTAAAGATCAAGTGAAAGAGATTGCTTGTGCTCTAGAGAATAGTGGGCATCGATTCTTATGGTCTCTACGCCGACCACCGGCGCCGGGTTTTCTAGAATCTCCGAGTGACTATGAGGATTTACAAGAAGACTTGCCTGAAGGATTCTTGGAAAGAACATCTGGGATTGGAAAGGTGATAGGTTGGGCTCCACAAGTGGCTGTCTTGGCTCATCCGGCCACCGGAGGATTTGTTTCTCACAGTGGATGGAATTCTATATTAGAGAGCATATGGTTTGGAGTCCCAGTTGCCACATGGCCAATGTATGCAGAACAGCAATTCAATGCCTTTCAAATGGTGATTGAGTTGGGATTAGCAGTTGAAATTAAAATGGATTATAGAAATGACAGTGGAGAAATTGTGAAATGTGATCAAATAGAGAGAGGAATAAGGTGTTTGATGAAGCATGATAGTGATAGAAGGAAGAAGGTGAAGGAGATGAGTGAAAAAAGCAGAAGAGCTTTAATGGAGGGTGGATCTTCATACTGTTGGTTAGATAATCTAATCAAAGATATGATGAAATAG